Genomic DNA from candidate division WOR-3 bacterium:
CTTTCAAGGATAAGGAGGGGAAATACCTTTGAAACTTTCACATATTCGCAGGTTCTTGAAATGATAAAATCTATTGGGGGTTATCTTAAATCAAAAGGCTTTGTAAAGGGTGATAGAGCAGCAATTTTAGGTGAAAACTGTCCTGAGTGGGGAATTTCTTATTTGGGAATACAATGGGCAGGTGGAGTTTGTGTTCCTCTTGATGCAAGAGCAAGTCCTTATGACTGGGAGCATTTTATGAGACATTCAGAATGTAAGTTTATTTTTGTGAGTGAAAGATTTGTGTCTGATATTCTTGAAATAAAAGATAAAATTGAGAGTTTAAAAGGGATAATTTCTTTTCCTAATGGAAAAGAGAGCACTTTTTCTTTTAAAGAAGTTTCTTTTTTTAAAGAAAAACTTGAATATCCTGCTATAAGAGATGAAAATGAGCTTGCAATAATCCTTTACACATCAGGGACAACAGGAACATCAAAGGGTGTAATGCTTTCTCATAAAAATATTATTAGTAACATTGAAGCAGTTTTAAAGGTCTTTGATTTTAATGAAAATGATCATCTTTTTTCTGTTTTGCCTATTCATCATGTTTTTGAGGGAACATGTGGTTTTCTTGCACCTTTATATGTAGGGGCAAAAATAACTTATGCAAGGTCTTTAAAGCCAACTGAGCTTCTTGAAGATTTGAGAGAAACAGAGCCTACAATATTTCTTACAGTGCCATTATTGCTTGAAAAGTTGTTTAATGGTATTCAGAAAAATATAAAAAGCCTTTCACCTGGTAAGAAGGCTTTCTTTAAGTTTATGTCTCTTTTAACAAATTTTTTAGATCCTATAACAAGAGAGAAAACTTCAAAGATTTTTTTTAAAACAGTAAGGGAGAGAATTGGGTTTGGAAAGATCAGATATATAATCTCAGGTGGTGCTGCTTTGCCACCATGGGTAGGTAGGGGATTCAAGAAATTAGGATTTCCTATATATCAGGGTTATGGTCTTTCAGAAACTTCTCCTGTGGTTTCAGTTAATCCTCCAAAAGGTAAAAATAAAATTGAGTCTGTTGGACCACCTATTCCTGGTGTTGAAGTAAAAATCATGGATCCTGATGAAAATGGAATTGGTGAAATAGCTGTTAAAGGTGACATTGTTATGTTAGGATATTACAAGGATAAAAAGGCAACAGAAAAAGTTTTTAAAGATGGTTGGTTTTTAACAGGAGATTTAGGGTATATAGATGAGGATGGTTATATTCATATTACAGGAAGGAAAAAATCAGTTATAGTAACAAAAGGTGGTAAAAATATATATCCTGAAGAAATAGAAGAAAAATTACTTGAATCTCCTTTTATTAAAGAATGCATTGTTCTGGCAAAAATTCACCCAAAAACTAAAACAGAAATTATACATGCTATAATATACCCCAATTATGAGGAAATTGATAGTAGAGCAAAAGAACTAAATGTTGATGTTACTGAAGATTTGGTAAGGGAATGGATTGAAAAAGAGATAGAAGAAGTGAATAAAAAACTTGCTGATTATAAAAAGATAAGATCCTTTTCCCTGAGAGATGAGGAGTTTCCAAAAACAACAACACAGAAAATAAAAAGATATCTATTTGAGGAGGGGGGTATTGAAATTTAAAAATATTTTATTGTTTTTAATATTTCTAATTCTCATCTCTTTATTGATATTCGGTTATTTTTTTGTAGTTGTCCCTTTACAGCTTGAAAATAAGGATTTAAAAAGGGAAAATGAATTTTTAGTTTTAAAAATTTCAAAAGAATTGGAAAATCTAAATCCTATGAAAAAAGATACATTTTCTCTTAATTTACCGGAACCTCTTCTAAAGGCAAAAGAGGAGCTATCAAAAGAATTTAAAGTAATATCAGAGGGGAGTTTGATGAAAGTGATAATTCCAACTGATGAAATCTTTTTACCAGGTAATTATGTGATTTCAAAACAGGGTGAAGAAAAGCTTTCTAAACTTGCCAAAATTATAAAGGAATTTCCTTATAAAGAATTGGAAATTCAGGTCCATACCGACAATATTCCTGTTCAAACGAAAAAGGATTTATTTCCAACAAACTGGGAGCTATCAGCAAGAAGAGGAACCGAGATTGTAAGATTTTTAATCACAAAAGAGAATATACCACCTGAAAGAATTTATACTTCCGCTTTTGGAGACTCAAGACCTTTGGTTAATGAAAACACAAAAGAAGCAAGAGAGAAGAACAGAAGAGCAGAATTTATAATAAAATTCTGAAATGTTTGATATTGTAAACCTTTTGATTTTTTTACCTGGAATTTTAATAGCACTTACAATACATGAGTTTTCGCATGCTTTAGTTGCATACAAATTAGGTGATCCTACAGCGAAATTTTCAGGAAGGTTAACTTTAAATCCACTTTCCCATATTGATCCTCTTGGTTTTATATTTTTATTTCTTGTTCACATTGGATGGGCGAAACCTGTTCCTGTTGATCCCTTTTATTTTAAAAACCCTGAAAAGGATATGGCGAAGGTTGCAATTTGGGGTCCTCTTTCCAATTTAATTCTTGCCTTTATAATTTCCCTTATTTTGAGAATCTTCTTTCTTTTTCCTTTTACAGAAAATCTTTTTTTATTTTATCTTTATAAAATTTTTCTCTCAGCTTATGTAATAAACTTGATTCTTGCTTTTTTTAATTTATTGCCCATACCTCCTTTAGATGGTTCAAAAATTCTTATACTTTTTTTACCCTTTGAATGGAAATTAAGATATAAGGAGATTGAGCCTTATGGATTTTTTTTACTTGCAGGGCTTATATTTATTTCAAGTTTTTTGAGAATACCCTTATTTGAAATTTTAGTTTTTTTACCTGCCAGTTTGGTTTCCCGTCTTTTTCTTGGAATGAGTCCTTTTTAATATTTATAAAACTTTTACCCCTTTTATCTCTTCCCATCTTGTTGTATACCTTCTTGATCTATAAATTTGTTTCATGTCCCATTTTTTTGTTATAAATTCTCCAGCAAGATAAATGGTTTCTCTTCCAAATATTTTATTTATTTTATCTATAGTAAAAATTATCTTTTTCTTTTTTTCAGTAAAAGTGAATTTGTCAGAAAATATGTTTTTTATTTTTTTCTCATCCTTTATAAGTCCGCAAAAGTAAATACCTGCTTTTTTATATTTGATTCCTTCTTTAAAAATTATTTTTAAAACTTTTTCAGCAAATTTAACAAGATCCGGTGTATAAGCTGTTGGAGATGGTAAATTTATTCCCATATCTTTAAAATAAAAATTTTTTTCAAAGGGGGAGCTCATTATAAAGATATGAAGTTTAGAGGCAAGAAGGTTTTCGCTTCTTAATCTTTCTGCTGCTACTGATATAAGGTATGTAATTGCTTCCTTTAGTTCTTCAAATTTTTCTATTTTTTCTCCAAAGGTTCTTGACGAACTTATACCTTTTCTTTCTAAATTTTCTTCTATTTCAAAACATTTTATTCCTTTAATTTCTTTAAGTATTTTTAATCCTCTGAGAGTGAGGTTTTTTCTTACCCATTCCTCATTCAAATTTTTAAATTGATAGGCATTAAAAATTCCTTTTTCTCTTAAAAATTTTGCTGATACAGGTCCTATTCCCCATATATCTTCCACATCTATTTTCTTTAATAATTCATCTTTTTCAGGATGATTTATTATATTAAAAATTTTTTTATTTTCATTTTTTTTGGCAAATTTTAGAGCAATTTTTGCAAGAACCTTTGTTTCACCTATTCCTATGGAAACAGGAATTTTTACCCATTTTTCAATTTTTTCTTTAATATTTTTTAAAAACTCTTCTTTATTTTCAATTCCTTCAAGGTCAATAAAGGCTTCATCAATAGAATAAACTTCTATTTTTTTTGCAAAACTTTTTATTATTCCCATTACCCTATTTGAAATTTCTTCATAAAGGGTGTAGTTTGATGAGAATAAAAAGATATTATTTTTTTCAATTATATTCTTATATTTAAAATAAGGAGCACCCATTGGAATACCCATTTCCTTAACTTCCTTTGACCTTGCTATTATGCAGCCATCGTTATTTGAAAGAACAATACATGGAACTTTTTTAAGATCAGGTCTAAAGATTCTTTCACAGGAAACATAAAAATTATCACAATCAATAACACC
This window encodes:
- a CDS encoding site-2 protease family protein; this encodes MFDIVNLLIFLPGILIALTIHEFSHALVAYKLGDPTAKFSGRLTLNPLSHIDPLGFIFLFLVHIGWAKPVPVDPFYFKNPEKDMAKVAIWGPLSNLILAFIISLILRIFFLFPFTENLFLFYLYKIFLSAYVINLILAFFNLLPIPPLDGSKILILFLPFEWKLRYKEIEPYGFFLLAGLIFISSFLRIPLFEILVFLPASLVSRLFLGMSPF
- a CDS encoding Y-family DNA polymerase, which translates into the protein MAIGVIDCDNFYVSCERIFRPDLKKVPCIVLSNNDGCIIARSKEVKEMGIPMGAPYFKYKNIIEKNNIFLFSSNYTLYEEISNRVMGIIKSFAKKIEVYSIDEAFIDLEGIENKEEFLKNIKEKIEKWVKIPVSIGIGETKVLAKIALKFAKKNENKKIFNIINHPEKDELLKKIDVEDIWGIGPVSAKFLREKGIFNAYQFKNLNEEWVRKNLTLRGLKILKEIKGIKCFEIEENLERKGISSSRTFGEKIEKFEELKEAITYLISVAAERLRSENLLASKLHIFIMSSPFEKNFYFKDMGINLPSPTAYTPDLVKFAEKVLKIIFKEGIKYKKAGIYFCGLIKDEKKIKNIFSDKFTFTEKKKKIIFTIDKINKIFGRETIYLAGEFITKKWDMKQIYRSRRYTTRWEEIKGVKVL
- a CDS encoding AMP-dependent synthetase/ligase — its product is MEKIADIFLRGYSISKDQMLSRIRRGNTFETFTYSQVLEMIKSIGGYLKSKGFVKGDRAAILGENCPEWGISYLGIQWAGGVCVPLDARASPYDWEHFMRHSECKFIFVSERFVSDILEIKDKIESLKGIISFPNGKESTFSFKEVSFFKEKLEYPAIRDENELAIILYTSGTTGTSKGVMLSHKNIISNIEAVLKVFDFNENDHLFSVLPIHHVFEGTCGFLAPLYVGAKITYARSLKPTELLEDLRETEPTIFLTVPLLLEKLFNGIQKNIKSLSPGKKAFFKFMSLLTNFLDPITREKTSKIFFKTVRERIGFGKIRYIISGGAALPPWVGRGFKKLGFPIYQGYGLSETSPVVSVNPPKGKNKIESVGPPIPGVEVKIMDPDENGIGEIAVKGDIVMLGYYKDKKATEKVFKDGWFLTGDLGYIDEDGYIHITGRKKSVIVTKGGKNIYPEEIEEKLLESPFIKECIVLAKIHPKTKTEIIHAIIYPNYEEIDSRAKELNVDVTEDLVREWIEKEIEEVNKKLADYKKIRSFSLRDEEFPKTTTQKIKRYLFEEGGIEI
- a CDS encoding OmpA family protein, with the translated sequence MKFKNILLFLIFLILISLLIFGYFFVVVPLQLENKDLKRENEFLVLKISKELENLNPMKKDTFSLNLPEPLLKAKEELSKEFKVISEGSLMKVIIPTDEIFLPGNYVISKQGEEKLSKLAKIIKEFPYKELEIQVHTDNIPVQTKKDLFPTNWELSARRGTEIVRFLITKENIPPERIYTSAFGDSRPLVNENTKEAREKNRRAEFIIKF